In a genomic window of Microterricola viridarii:
- the xseA gene encoding exodeoxyribonuclease VII large subunit yields the protein MEETRVSDATPTLEAPWPVAVLSQKIRGYIERLGTAWVEGEITQWGVSGGNVYGKLKDLGEDATVSFTVWSSVRAKLDGDFKQGDRVIALVKPNYWVKGGTLTMQVFELRHVGLGDLLERLERLRKQLASEGLFDPARKKPLPFLPHCIGLITGKDSDAEKDVIRNAQLRWPAVNFRVVHAAVQGDRTVGEVSAAIERLDADPEVDVIIIARGGGDFQNLLGFSDERVVRAAAAARTPIVSAIGHEADRPLLDDVADLRASTPTDAAKRVVPDVAEELSRVQQARARIGSRLTGILSAEIDRIAQLRSRPVLADSAWIIESRSQDLTRYVARGAELVERSIERAGNQTAELRAQLRALSPQATLDRGYAIAQLPDGNVLRAADQAPAGTALRITVADGSITAESTGPAAKR from the coding sequence CTGGAGGAAACCCGCGTGAGCGACGCAACACCCACCCTCGAGGCGCCCTGGCCGGTTGCCGTGCTGTCGCAGAAGATCCGCGGCTACATCGAGCGGCTCGGCACTGCCTGGGTCGAGGGTGAGATCACCCAGTGGGGCGTCTCCGGCGGCAACGTCTACGGCAAGCTGAAAGACCTCGGCGAGGACGCTACGGTCAGCTTCACCGTCTGGTCGTCGGTGCGCGCGAAACTCGACGGCGACTTCAAGCAGGGCGACCGCGTGATCGCCCTCGTCAAGCCGAACTACTGGGTGAAGGGCGGCACGCTCACCATGCAGGTGTTCGAGCTGCGCCACGTCGGTCTCGGCGACCTGCTCGAACGGCTGGAGCGCCTGCGCAAGCAGCTCGCCTCCGAGGGGCTCTTCGACCCGGCCCGCAAGAAGCCGCTGCCGTTCCTGCCGCACTGCATCGGCCTGATCACCGGCAAGGACTCGGATGCCGAGAAAGACGTCATCCGCAATGCCCAGCTCCGCTGGCCCGCCGTGAACTTCCGGGTGGTGCACGCCGCGGTGCAGGGCGACCGCACCGTCGGCGAGGTGTCGGCTGCGATCGAGCGGCTGGACGCCGACCCCGAGGTCGACGTGATCATCATCGCCCGCGGCGGCGGCGACTTCCAGAACCTGCTCGGCTTCAGCGACGAGCGGGTCGTCCGCGCTGCGGCCGCCGCCCGCACCCCCATCGTCAGCGCGATTGGGCACGAGGCCGACCGGCCGCTGCTCGACGACGTCGCCGACCTGCGCGCCTCGACCCCGACCGACGCCGCGAAGCGGGTGGTTCCGGACGTCGCCGAGGAGCTCTCCCGGGTGCAGCAGGCCCGCGCCCGCATCGGCAGCCGCCTCACCGGCATCCTCTCCGCCGAGATCGACCGGATCGCCCAGCTGCGCAGCCGCCCCGTGCTGGCCGACTCGGCCTGGATCATCGAGTCCCGCAGCCAGGACCTCACCCGCTACGTCGCCCGCGGCGCCGAGCTGGTCGAGCGCAGCATCGAGCGGGCCGGCAACCAGACCGCGGAGCTGCGCGCGCAGCTGCGCGCACTCTCGCCGCAGGCCACCCTCGACCGCGGCTACGCCATCGCGCAGCTGCCCGACGGCAACGTGCTGCGCGCCGCCGACCAGGCCCCGGCCGGCACCGCGCTGCGCATCACCGTCGCCGACGGCAGCATCACGGCCGAGTCCACCGGGCCGGCCGCGAAGCGCTGA
- a CDS encoding PhoH family protein, with amino-acid sequence MKQTERVYVLDTSVLLSDPSSMFRFAEHAVVLPVVVITELESKRNDPEIGYFARRALRNLDDLRIKHERLDFPIPVGDGGTLRVELNHSNQGVLPSGLQLNDNDTRILAVALNLANDGLAVTVVSKDLPLRVKAASIGLAAEEYKHELAVDSGWTGMDEITLNGEQMAALYENERMQTRLVQDMPVNTGLVVHSERGSALGRVTARGEFKLVRGDRDVFGLHGRSAEQRLAIDLLLDPEIGILSLGGSAGTGKSALALCAGLEAVLERQQHKKIMVFRPLYAVGGQELGYLPGDATEKMNPWAQAVFDTLGALVSDNVLEEVLDRGILEVLPLTHIRGRSLHDAFVIVDEAQSLERNVLLTVLSRIGQHSRVVLTHDVAQRDNLRVGRHDGVASVIETLKGHPLFAHVTLTRSERSAIAALVTEMLESNELA; translated from the coding sequence ATCAAACAAACCGAGCGTGTCTACGTCTTAGACACCTCGGTTTTGTTGTCTGACCCCTCGTCGATGTTCCGCTTCGCCGAGCATGCCGTCGTGCTGCCGGTCGTCGTCATCACCGAGCTGGAATCGAAGCGCAACGACCCGGAGATCGGCTACTTCGCCAGACGCGCGCTGCGCAACCTCGACGACCTGCGCATCAAACACGAGCGCCTGGACTTCCCGATCCCCGTTGGCGACGGCGGCACCCTGCGGGTCGAGCTCAACCACTCCAACCAGGGCGTGCTGCCGAGCGGCCTGCAGCTGAACGACAACGACACGCGGATCCTGGCGGTGGCGCTGAACCTCGCCAACGACGGGCTGGCCGTCACGGTGGTCTCCAAAGACCTGCCGCTGCGTGTGAAGGCGGCCTCGATCGGCCTCGCCGCCGAGGAGTACAAGCACGAGCTCGCCGTGGACTCCGGGTGGACCGGCATGGACGAGATCACGCTGAACGGCGAGCAGATGGCCGCGCTGTACGAGAACGAACGGATGCAGACGCGACTCGTGCAGGATATGCCGGTGAACACGGGGCTGGTCGTGCACTCCGAGCGGGGCAGCGCGCTCGGTCGCGTGACCGCGCGTGGTGAGTTCAAGCTGGTGCGCGGCGACCGCGACGTGTTCGGGCTGCACGGCCGCTCGGCGGAGCAGCGCCTCGCGATCGACCTGCTGCTCGACCCGGAGATCGGTATCCTCTCCCTCGGCGGCAGCGCGGGAACAGGCAAGTCGGCGCTCGCGCTCTGCGCCGGCCTCGAGGCGGTGCTGGAGCGCCAGCAGCACAAGAAGATCATGGTGTTCCGGCCGCTCTACGCGGTCGGCGGTCAGGAGCTCGGCTACCTGCCCGGCGACGCCACCGAGAAGATGAACCCGTGGGCGCAGGCCGTCTTCGACACCCTCGGCGCCCTCGTCTCCGACAACGTGCTCGAGGAGGTGCTGGACCGCGGCATCCTCGAGGTGCTGCCGCTCACCCACATCCGCGGGCGCAGCCTGCACGACGCCTTCGTGATCGTCGACGAGGCACAGTCGCTCGAGCGCAATGTGCTGCTCACGGTGCTCAGTCGGATCGGGCAGCACTCGAGGGTGGTGCTCACCCACGATGTCGCCCAGCGCGACAACCTCCGCGTCGGCCGGCACGACGGCGTCGCCAGCGTGATCGAGACGCTCAAGGGGCACCCGCTGTTCGCGCACGTCACGCTCACCCGCTCGGAGCGCTCGGCGATCGCCGCCCTCGTCACCGAGATGCTGGAGTCCAACGAGCTCGCCTGA
- a CDS encoding carbonic anhydrase produces the protein MSAGHTTATPSTTPAQAWAEMRAGNERFVAGKPLHPHQDVDSRRSLAGAQGPRAALFGCADSRLAAEIIFDVGLGDLFVVRNAGQVIGSSIIGSLEYAVGVLHVPLIVVLGHDSCGAVQAAIESKLPDAAPLPHFIDKLVQKIVPAVERVTGGREIANASQVDAGFVGREHLRDTVSELLASSEMISDAVAAGTLAVVGANYRLFEGRAETDAVVGVV, from the coding sequence ATGAGCGCAGGCCACACGACCGCAACACCCAGCACCACCCCCGCCCAGGCTTGGGCGGAGATGCGTGCGGGCAACGAGCGATTCGTGGCCGGCAAGCCGCTGCACCCGCACCAGGACGTCGACAGCCGGCGCTCGCTCGCCGGCGCGCAGGGCCCGCGCGCCGCGCTGTTCGGCTGCGCCGACTCGCGTCTGGCCGCCGAGATCATCTTCGACGTTGGCCTCGGCGACCTCTTCGTCGTGCGCAACGCCGGCCAGGTGATCGGATCCTCGATCATCGGCTCGCTCGAGTACGCGGTCGGCGTGCTGCACGTGCCGCTCATCGTCGTGCTCGGCCACGACTCCTGCGGCGCCGTCCAGGCCGCCATCGAGTCCAAGCTTCCGGATGCCGCGCCGCTGCCGCACTTCATCGACAAGCTCGTACAGAAGATCGTGCCCGCCGTGGAGCGGGTCACCGGCGGCCGCGAGATCGCCAACGCCAGCCAGGTGGATGCCGGCTTCGTCGGCCGCGAACACCTGCGCGACACCGTGTCGGAGCTGCTCGCGTCATCCGAGATGATCAGCGACGCCGTCGCGGCGGGCACCCTCGCCGTCGTCGGCGCCAACTACCGCCTCTTTGAGGGCCGGGCCGAGACCGACGCCGTCGTCGGCGTCGTCTGA
- a CDS encoding YciI family protein, with amino-acid sequence MRFTLLMYYAEQGDTGMTEEEMAPWRDAFNRYARELDDAGVMVAAEVLQPSTESATLSLQGGNRVNLVGPFQDTPEKLGGFFVIEAHDPAAALEWAEKCPAAQWGTLEIRPTSVSWSHDDGWRTPN; translated from the coding sequence ATGCGATTCACGCTGCTGATGTACTACGCCGAACAGGGCGACACGGGGATGACCGAAGAAGAGATGGCGCCGTGGCGCGATGCCTTCAATCGCTACGCACGCGAGCTCGACGACGCCGGGGTGATGGTCGCGGCCGAGGTGTTGCAGCCGTCGACCGAGTCGGCCACGCTGTCGTTGCAGGGCGGCAACCGGGTCAACCTCGTCGGCCCGTTCCAGGACACCCCGGAGAAGCTCGGTGGCTTCTTCGTGATCGAGGCGCACGACCCGGCCGCGGCGCTGGAGTGGGCGGAGAAGTGCCCGGCCGCCCAGTGGGGCACGCTGGAGATCCGCCCGACATCCGTCAGCTGGTCGCACGACGACGGCTGGCGCACCCCGAACTGA
- the trhA gene encoding PAQR family membrane homeostasis protein TrhA, whose amino-acid sequence MALHDPAVDSPVDVKPLWRGWIHAGTFPVTIAAGIVLISLAQGAPAKWASAVFMLTSMLLFGNSALYHRFNWKPRTKMLLKRIDHANIFLLIAGTYTPLAVLALPPEKGLVLLAVVWGGALLGICFRVFWINAPRWLYVVTYLALGWAAVMYLGDLLAVSVAMMVLVAVGGLLYSAGAVVYALKKPNPIPGVFGFHEIFHACTVLAFLCHWVAMLIIVLHPAYHAG is encoded by the coding sequence ATGGCACTGCATGATCCCGCTGTGGACAGCCCCGTCGACGTCAAGCCGCTCTGGCGCGGGTGGATTCATGCCGGCACCTTCCCGGTGACGATCGCAGCCGGAATCGTGCTCATCTCCCTCGCCCAGGGCGCCCCGGCAAAGTGGGCGAGCGCCGTGTTCATGCTCACGTCGATGCTGCTGTTCGGCAACTCGGCGCTCTACCACCGCTTCAACTGGAAGCCGCGCACCAAGATGCTGCTCAAGCGCATCGACCACGCGAACATCTTCCTGCTGATCGCAGGCACCTACACACCGCTGGCCGTGCTCGCTCTGCCGCCGGAGAAGGGCTTGGTGCTGCTCGCCGTCGTCTGGGGCGGCGCGCTTCTCGGCATCTGCTTCCGCGTGTTCTGGATCAACGCCCCGCGCTGGCTCTACGTGGTCACCTACCTGGCGCTCGGCTGGGCGGCCGTCATGTACCTCGGCGACCTGCTCGCGGTGAGCGTGGCGATGATGGTGCTCGTGGCGGTCGGCGGGCTGCTCTACAGTGCGGGCGCCGTCGTCTACGCGCTGAAGAAGCCCAACCCGATTCCCGGGGTGTTCGGATTCCACGAGATCTTCCACGCGTGCACGGTGCTCGCGTTCCTCTGCCACTGGGTGGCGATGCTGATCATCGTGTTGCACCCGGCCTACCACGCCGGCTAG
- a CDS encoding DUF4245 domain-containing protein, with translation MSTPTVNPPQQNKAKAPRVVAELGRPETPEETAARKAENSRKHRAKQTINNLVLSLAATLGLVIVIVLIVPRSDKPIERAVDWSSVAAELQPTVDVTLVDPALPAGWTANSTELSTDKAGITSWYIALISPEKQYLGIHQGIDTDASWLAAKLDGNSPVSTAVIDGVSWDVYSNPKPADERGLFHYALVTEAGPSTIVLLGEAGPEVFDSVATELAPDVRAAQEDAR, from the coding sequence ATGAGCACCCCGACGGTGAACCCGCCCCAGCAGAACAAGGCCAAGGCCCCGCGCGTCGTCGCGGAGCTCGGTCGCCCGGAGACCCCAGAGGAGACCGCGGCCCGCAAGGCCGAGAACTCGCGCAAGCACCGCGCCAAGCAGACCATCAACAACCTGGTGCTCTCGCTTGCGGCCACGCTCGGCCTCGTCATCGTGATCGTGCTGATCGTTCCGCGCAGCGACAAGCCGATCGAGCGCGCCGTGGACTGGTCCTCCGTGGCCGCCGAGCTGCAGCCGACCGTCGACGTGACGCTGGTTGACCCGGCGCTGCCCGCCGGCTGGACCGCGAACTCCACCGAGCTCAGCACCGACAAGGCCGGCATCACCAGCTGGTACATCGCTCTGATCAGCCCCGAGAAGCAGTACCTCGGCATCCACCAGGGCATCGACACCGACGCCAGCTGGCTCGCCGCCAAGCTGGACGGCAACTCCCCGGTGTCGACCGCCGTGATCGACGGCGTCAGCTGGGACGTGTACTCAAACCCGAAACCCGCCGACGAGCGCGGACTGTTCCACTACGCCCTCGTGACCGAGGCCGGGCCGAGCACGATCGTGCTGCTCGGCGAGGCAGGCCCCGAGGTGTTCGATTCCGTTGCAACAGAACTGGCCCCCGATGTGCGGGCCGCCCAGGAGGATGCTCGATGA
- a CDS encoding DUF6264 family protein: MTENEAASTPDPSKPDPSKADERPRPRYGELAPEGWTWQPPVPPTAEPPQPPAAPAPTGMAAPRHSAPPAPPAPPAAHTPALAKTPADALRTDRRITIALLVFGLFGLWIAISTLNSIPEAIQMLHSQQGLADYVASQDDMRTILIGNVLQGILWVATAAWAVLRLQKSRRAFWVPLVGGALSVILLFAIVSIVAANDPLLMQLGGAL, translated from the coding sequence ATGACTGAGAACGAGGCCGCTTCCACCCCCGATCCCTCGAAGCCTGATCCTTCGAAGGCGGATGAGCGGCCTCGTCCTCGGTACGGCGAGCTCGCGCCGGAGGGCTGGACCTGGCAGCCGCCGGTCCCGCCCACGGCCGAGCCACCGCAGCCGCCGGCAGCGCCGGCGCCCACCGGCATGGCCGCCCCGCGGCATTCGGCACCACCCGCACCGCCCGCCCCGCCGGCAGCTCACACTCCCGCACTGGCGAAGACGCCCGCGGACGCGCTCCGCACCGACCGCCGCATCACGATCGCCCTGCTCGTGTTCGGCCTGTTCGGCTTGTGGATCGCCATCAGCACCCTCAATTCGATTCCCGAGGCGATCCAGATGCTGCACAGCCAGCAGGGCCTCGCCGACTACGTCGCGAGCCAGGACGACATGCGCACCATCCTGATCGGCAACGTGCTGCAGGGCATCCTCTGGGTGGCAACGGCCGCCTGGGCCGTGCTCCGGCTGCAGAAGTCTCGGCGCGCCTTCTGGGTGCCGCTGGTCGGTGGCGCGCTCTCGGTCATCCTGCTCTTCGCCATCGTGTCGATCGTCGCCGCGAATGACCCCCTGCTGATGCAGCTGGGCGGCGCCCTCTAG
- a CDS encoding 4-hydroxy-3-methylbut-2-enyl diphosphate reductase produces MPRIPSRRGHLKNNPVPGEKKVLLAAPRGYCAGVDRAVIAVEKALEHYGAPIYVRKQIVHNIHVVTELEALGAIFVEEVDEVPEGSHLVFSAHGVSPAVVNAAADRGLQAIDATCPLVTKVHREAVRFARDDFEILLIGHEGHEEVEGTAGEAPDHVTIVNSPDDVDNIEVKDPDKVVWLSQTTLSVDETMETVRRLRQKFPKLQDPPSDDICYATQNRQVAIKKVARDAELVIVVGSANSSNSVRLVEVALEYGAKAAYRVDYASEVKQEWLDGVATVGVTSGASVPDELVQELLRDLADAGYGTVQEVKTAEEDLVFSLPKELRTGRSGKQDPRALGGRNTPAAADSDCNTK; encoded by the coding sequence ATGCCCCGCATTCCCAGCCGCCGAGGGCACCTTAAAAACAATCCTGTTCCCGGCGAGAAGAAGGTGCTGCTCGCCGCCCCGCGTGGATACTGCGCGGGCGTTGACCGCGCCGTGATCGCCGTGGAGAAAGCCCTGGAGCACTACGGCGCTCCGATCTACGTGCGCAAGCAAATCGTGCACAACATCCATGTTGTCACCGAGCTGGAGGCGCTCGGCGCCATCTTCGTCGAAGAGGTCGACGAGGTGCCGGAGGGCTCGCACCTCGTCTTCAGCGCGCACGGCGTCTCGCCGGCCGTCGTCAATGCCGCGGCCGACCGCGGGTTGCAGGCGATCGACGCCACCTGCCCGCTGGTCACCAAGGTGCACCGCGAGGCGGTGCGCTTCGCCCGCGACGACTTCGAGATCCTGCTGATCGGGCACGAGGGCCACGAGGAGGTCGAGGGAACCGCCGGTGAGGCACCCGACCACGTCACCATCGTGAACAGCCCGGACGATGTCGACAACATTGAGGTCAAGGACCCGGACAAGGTGGTCTGGCTCTCGCAGACCACGCTCAGCGTGGACGAGACCATGGAGACGGTGCGCCGCCTGCGGCAGAAGTTCCCCAAGCTGCAGGATCCGCCCAGCGACGACATTTGCTACGCGACGCAGAACCGCCAGGTGGCCATCAAGAAGGTTGCCCGCGACGCGGAGCTCGTCATCGTGGTCGGCTCGGCCAACAGCTCCAACAGCGTGCGCCTCGTCGAGGTCGCGCTGGAGTACGGCGCGAAGGCCGCCTACCGGGTCGACTACGCCAGCGAGGTCAAGCAGGAGTGGCTGGACGGCGTCGCAACCGTCGGCGTCACCAGCGGCGCCTCGGTGCCGGACGAACTCGTGCAGGAGCTGCTGCGCGACCTGGCGGATGCCGGCTACGGCACCGTGCAGGAAGTGAAGACGGCCGAGGAAGACCTCGTCTTCAGCCTGCCCAAGGAACTGCGCACGGGGCGCTCCGGCAAGCAGGACCCGCGCGCGCTCGGCGGCCGGAACACCCCGGCCGCGGCCGACTCCGACTGCAACACCAAGTAG
- a CDS encoding exodeoxyribonuclease VII small subunit, with product MPTNDDRAELSLADLSYEQARDELIRVVSELEQGSSTLEQSLALWERGEALARRCEEWLIGAKERLDAARAGAEAAASAE from the coding sequence ATGCCCACGAACGACGACCGCGCTGAACTGAGCCTCGCAGACCTGAGCTACGAGCAGGCCCGCGACGAACTGATTCGGGTGGTGAGCGAGCTCGAGCAGGGCTCCTCCACGCTGGAGCAGTCCCTCGCCCTCTGGGAGCGCGGTGAGGCGTTGGCCCGCCGCTGCGAGGAGTGGCTGATCGGGGCCAAGGAGCGCCTGGACGCCGCGAGGGCCGGGGCAGAAGCCGCGGCATCCGCCGAATGA
- a CDS encoding class II fumarate hydratase, translating to MSNSADAEFRIEHDTMGEVRVPVNALYSAQTQRAVENFPISGSTLESAQIVALARIKKAAAQANAKLGRLDQGIADAIASAADEIIGGAHLEQFPIDVYQTGSGTSTNMNMNEVLASLATARLGSPVHPNDHVNASQSSNDVFPTSVHIAVTGALIDELIPSLDHLAVALEAKAVLWADAVKAGRTHLMDATPVTLGQEFGGYARQMRLGIERVRSALPRVAEVPLGGTAVGTGINTPLGFPQLVLELLTAETELPITEAKDHFEAQANRDGLVDASGALRTIAVSLTKICNDIRWMGSGPNTGFGELHIPDLQPGSSIMPGKVNPVIPEAVLMVCSRVIGNDAAIAWGGASGSFELNVQIPVMGTALLESIRLLGNSARVLADKTIDGLEANLERAAALAGMSPSIVTPLNKIIGYEEAAKIAKYSVKQGVTVREAVIEMGYVEKGAITLEQLDASLDLLSMTHPG from the coding sequence GTGAGCAATTCAGCTGACGCGGAATTCCGCATCGAACACGACACCATGGGCGAGGTGCGCGTGCCCGTCAACGCGCTGTACAGTGCGCAGACGCAGCGTGCCGTTGAGAACTTCCCGATCTCGGGGTCGACGCTGGAGTCGGCCCAGATCGTGGCGCTGGCGCGCATCAAGAAGGCTGCCGCGCAGGCGAATGCGAAGCTCGGCCGCCTGGACCAGGGCATCGCCGACGCCATCGCCTCGGCCGCCGACGAGATCATCGGGGGCGCACACCTCGAGCAGTTCCCGATCGACGTCTACCAGACCGGGTCCGGCACGTCGACGAACATGAACATGAACGAGGTGCTCGCGAGCCTCGCCACGGCGCGCCTCGGCAGCCCGGTTCACCCCAACGACCACGTGAACGCCTCGCAGTCCTCCAACGACGTGTTCCCGACCTCCGTGCACATCGCTGTGACCGGCGCGCTCATCGACGAGCTGATCCCCTCCCTCGACCACCTCGCCGTGGCCCTCGAGGCGAAGGCCGTGCTGTGGGCGGATGCCGTCAAGGCCGGCCGCACGCACCTGATGGACGCCACCCCCGTCACCCTCGGCCAGGAGTTCGGCGGTTACGCCCGCCAGATGCGCCTCGGCATCGAGCGTGTGCGCTCGGCCCTCCCCCGCGTCGCCGAGGTGCCGCTCGGCGGCACCGCCGTCGGCACCGGCATCAACACCCCGCTCGGCTTCCCGCAGCTGGTGCTCGAGCTGCTCACCGCCGAGACCGAGCTGCCGATCACCGAGGCGAAGGACCACTTCGAGGCCCAGGCCAACCGCGACGGCCTCGTCGACGCCTCCGGCGCCCTGCGCACCATCGCCGTGAGCCTGACCAAGATCTGCAACGACATCCGCTGGATGGGCTCTGGCCCGAACACCGGCTTCGGCGAGCTGCACATCCCCGACCTGCAGCCGGGCTCCTCGATCATGCCGGGCAAGGTCAACCCCGTCATCCCCGAGGCCGTCCTCATGGTCTGCTCGCGCGTGATCGGCAACGACGCGGCGATCGCGTGGGGCGGCGCGTCCGGCTCCTTCGAGCTCAACGTGCAGATCCCCGTCATGGGCACCGCCCTGCTCGAGTCGATCCGCCTGCTTGGCAACTCCGCGCGCGTGCTCGCCGACAAGACCATCGACGGTCTCGAGGCCAACCTCGAGCGCGCCGCGGCCCTCGCCGGCATGTCGCCGTCGATCGTCACCCCGCTGAACAAGATCATCGGCTACGAAGAGGCCGCCAAGATCGCGAAGTACTCGGTCAAGCAGGGCGTCACCGTGCGCGAGGCCGTCATCGAGATGGGCTACGTCGAGAAGGGCGCGATCACCCTCGAGCAGCTCGACGCCTCGCTCGACCTGCTGAGCATGACGCACCCCGGCTAG
- a CDS encoding isoprenyl transferase, with the protein MHTRDESLGRGILYGLYQNRLRRGLTAETLPRHVAMIIDGNRRWAKQLGYDTAAHGHRAGAAKMREFLEWCDDLGISTVTLYLLSSDNLTNRSSDELAALIEIIAELADDLSRYRDWRVQHVGSTAGLPEPLVAALGAAETRTMNKTGLHVNLAVGYGGRKEITDAMRSIVADHHAGGGSLEDLAERLTPDLIGEHLYTGGQPDPDLVIRTSGEQRLSDFMLWQSAHSEFYFVEALGPDLRQVDFLRALRDYAKRNRRFGG; encoded by the coding sequence GTGCACACGCGCGATGAATCATTGGGCCGGGGTATCCTCTACGGCCTCTACCAGAACCGGCTACGGCGGGGGCTCACTGCGGAGACCCTTCCACGCCACGTCGCCATGATCATCGACGGCAACCGTCGCTGGGCCAAACAACTCGGTTACGACACCGCCGCCCACGGCCATCGGGCCGGCGCGGCGAAGATGCGCGAGTTCCTGGAGTGGTGCGACGACCTGGGTATCTCCACGGTCACGCTCTACCTGCTCTCCAGCGACAACCTCACGAATCGCTCCTCCGATGAGCTCGCCGCGCTGATCGAGATCATCGCCGAGCTCGCCGACGACCTCTCCCGCTACCGGGACTGGCGGGTGCAGCACGTCGGCTCCACCGCCGGCCTGCCCGAGCCGCTCGTCGCGGCGCTCGGCGCGGCCGAGACCCGCACCATGAACAAGACCGGCCTGCACGTGAACCTCGCGGTCGGCTACGGCGGGCGCAAGGAGATCACGGATGCCATGCGCAGCATCGTCGCCGATCACCACGCCGGCGGCGGCAGCCTCGAAGACCTCGCCGAGCGGCTCACCCCCGATCTGATCGGCGAGCACCTCTACACCGGTGGCCAGCCCGACCCCGATCTCGTCATCCGCACCTCCGGCGAACAACGACTCAGCGACTTCATGCTCTGGCAGAGCGCGCACAGCGAGTTCTACTTCGTCGAGGCGCTCGGCCCGGACCTGCGCCAGGTGGACTTCCTCCGCGCCCTGCGTGACTACGCGAAGCGCAACCGCCGCTTCGGCGGATAG
- a CDS encoding aminotransferase class V-fold PLP-dependent enzyme: MTTWDDYTAGFGEEPGYLDYGRIGPISAAASAESTGLIETLGRARFGSLQGILDQDERLRAAAGTLLGQPAEQIVAIPNTTTGLLHAMFGLTGDVLLSPGEFPSLPIAASRAHEALHVAKPQWLSTDHGTVTPGQVKAQLGAGTAAVALSLVDSRTGYLADLEGIRQVIGDRLLIVDAIQGFGVVDAPYELADVVVSGGQKWCRAGWGTGVMALSERALARLTPVFSGFTGTDEDEIWDTIPTPPPSAGARAFRTSNPDGIAEARLAAALEEIAAVGVGQIQAAVAANGSRMIDLADEFAIPVASSRNERERAGILVLEPPREHLTLLSASLFNHGVTATVREGSVRLSVHAVLEEETVDMVRGAFTSYASAATY, from the coding sequence ATGACCACCTGGGATGACTACACCGCCGGTTTCGGCGAAGAGCCCGGCTACCTCGACTACGGCCGCATCGGGCCGATCTCCGCCGCGGCGTCCGCGGAATCGACCGGGCTCATCGAGACCCTCGGCCGCGCGCGTTTCGGCAGCCTGCAGGGGATCCTCGACCAAGATGAGCGCCTGCGCGCCGCGGCCGGCACGCTGCTCGGCCAGCCGGCCGAGCAGATCGTCGCGATCCCGAACACCACGACCGGGCTGCTGCACGCCATGTTCGGCCTGACCGGCGACGTTCTGCTCTCGCCGGGGGAGTTCCCCAGCCTGCCGATCGCCGCCTCCCGCGCACACGAGGCGCTGCACGTGGCGAAGCCGCAGTGGCTGAGCACCGACCACGGGACAGTCACGCCCGGCCAGGTCAAGGCGCAGCTCGGCGCCGGCACGGCCGCCGTCGCGCTGAGCCTGGTCGACTCGCGCACCGGCTACCTGGCCGACCTCGAGGGCATCCGCCAGGTGATCGGCGACCGGCTGCTCATCGTCGACGCCATCCAGGGCTTCGGCGTCGTGGACGCCCCCTACGAACTGGCGGATGTCGTCGTCAGCGGTGGCCAGAAGTGGTGCCGCGCCGGCTGGGGCACGGGTGTGATGGCGCTCAGCGAGCGGGCCCTCGCCCGCCTGACGCCGGTCTTCTCCGGGTTCACCGGCACCGACGAGGACGAGATATGGGACACGATCCCGACCCCGCCGCCGAGCGCCGGGGCCCGGGCGTTCCGCACCTCCAACCCGGACGGCATCGCCGAGGCCCGGCTGGCTGCCGCCCTCGAGGAGATCGCCGCGGTCGGTGTCGGCCAGATCCAGGCGGCCGTCGCCGCCAACGGCTCGCGCATGATCGACCTGGCCGACGAGTTCGCCATCCCCGTCGCCAGCTCGCGCAACGAGCGGGAGCGGGCCGGCATCCTCGTGCTCGAGCCGCCGCGCGAGCACCTCACACTGCTCAGCGCCTCGCTGTTCAACCACGGCGTGACCGCGACCGTGCGCGAGGGCTCGGTGCGGCTCAGCGTGCACGCCGTGCTGGAGGAAGAAACCGTCGACATGGTGCGGGGCGCCTTCACCTCCTACGCGAGCGCTGCCACCTACTGA